TCTACCACTTCCGCGCGGATACCTCTTTCTTGCACCCAGGCGTACAAAGATCTTCTTAGCGATCTCGTTTCCAAGGGCGATCTCGGTGCCACGTGTCAGGATGGATGTGGATCCCTGTTTCTGCTTGCGCTTGATATCCACAGTTTCCCCGGCTATCAGGCCCAGGCATGTAAGACGCTCTTTGGAAGATTCAGGCAGTGTCATCATGACAACTGTCCCGCTGTCACCTTCCTTAAGATCAGACAATGCAACATAGTTCTCTTTGAAAAGGCAGCATTCATCCTCATCAACCGGATTGCAGTTGATATTATTACTGCCCATAAAACTGCACATGCTTTCCACAACAATGTCCGATACTGCATGTTCAAGCCCACAGGCTTCATTGTGAGATACCTCAGGATCGATGTCAAGGACTTCCGAGAGGAACTTCTCGATCACATGATGCTTACGTCTCAGTTTTCTTGCCTGCAGGAGGCCGTTCTTTGTCAGCCGAATCCCATGATATGGCTGGTGGTCAACAAGCCCTTCGTCCGTGAGCTTCTGGACCATTTCAGAAACTGCCGCCTGAGATACGCCAAGCTCATCGGCTACATCCTTGTTCTTAACAGAAAGCTCGCCATTATTACTAAGCGAGAGTATCGTTTCAAGATATTCTTCAATACGATCTGCAGTCATTTTCGTTCACACTATAATGTAATGAGTGGCTATAACCCATGATTTAGATATATAAATTTTGGTTCTGTATACCGAAAATTATTTGGATTTCACAACCAGGCCATATCCCCTCAGATCACAAATACCATTGCAACTACAACCGTCGTCCAGAGCCCATTTTCGTCCCCCTGGGCACACTGGCAGTAGTGTGTGGTATCAAATATGTAGCCGCTCGCCTTGTAGACCTGCTCCCGCTCTTCCCAGGCAGAGTCAGCATCGAACTCGACACCAAGAGTTGTGGCGAGCATGGTTGCTGCCAGATCCTCGGCATAGATACCTGCGGTCCTCTCATCCTCCCCAAAAGAGTGGTGCTCGGAGATGTATCCGTAGTCCTTGCTCTTTACAGGAACCGCATTACCGATAGCTGCTGCGATCTGGCGCCTTGGCTCATCCGTCTGGTTCCTTGCCATGACACAGTAGACGATCTGCCCCGGGCTTAGCTCAGCAAGCCCTTCCTCTTTTGAGACCACCTCACAGTTCGGAGGCAGTATGCTGGAAACCGTCACAAGGTTGAACTTTTCGATCCCACCGTCACGTAATGCAAGCTCAAATGATGCCAGCCTGTCCTTGTGGACACCGGTGCCTTTTACGACAAATGCTTTTCTGGGGATCATAGAGATGCCTATAAAAGGGAAAGATAAATATGTTTCGATAGATGTTACTGTGGAATTGGGTTAAATTTATTTAGAGATTACTACTATTAATTTTTAGAGTTTTATGAGAAAAATAATGAGCTATTTAATTTTATGTTTAATTCTCTTCACCACAGTAAGTTATTCTGGTTGTTTATCAGAACAACATCAGGACAAAAGACCTGAATTGACAGATATTGACCAACATAAGATCACAAAGATCTACATCAGGAACGGAATGAATGGGGAACTGACAATAACAGATGATAGCATTAAAATAGAAGAATTGATCGAACAGCTTGATAGCTATTCACTGGAAGAAAAAGACAATCAAGAGAATATATATGGATATCACTGTTATATCGATTTATATAAGGACTCCAACAAAATATCAAGAGTAACGATTGTAGGCTCTAAAACTATAGAAATCGATGGAATTTACTACAATGTCACTAATCCACCTGTTGATCTGGAAGCAATCGACATGCTTGTAGATTCAATATCAGAACAGCCTCAGGAACCAGGGATCACTGAGTTGACAGACATCGACCAACATACAATCACAAATGTCTACATCAGGAACGGATTGAGTGGAGAACTGACCACTACAAATGACAGCATCAAAATAGAAGATTTGATCGAACATCTTGATAAATATTCATTGAGAATAAAGGAGAATCAAGAGCCTATAGTTGGGCAAATTTATCTCATAGAGATCTATAGTGATTCCAATAAAATTTCAAGTATAGCTATTATAGACTCTTTCGAGATGCGAATTGATGGGGTTTACTATGATGTTATTGATCCACACATTGATCTGGTAGCAATTGAAGAACTTGTTGACTCCATGTGATGCTTGATTCTTCATACAAAACCTCCTTGAAACAGACCAACATTTATATATGATTTCGGGATTCCATCACCCATACTCTACGGTGATATTTAATGGTAAAAGTCAAGGACCTAAAATGGAAGCAGGACATGCGAGTGTCTGAGCTTGTCGATTCCTACGAACACATCGGATTCCAGAGCGTTGAGCTCCAGCGGGCATCCGAAGTAATAGTGAAGATGAAAAAAGATTCTGCAAAGGTATTCCTGACATTTACATCCAACATGGTCACCTCAGGTCTGAGAGGGTTCTTTGCCCAACTTATCGAGCTGGGAATTGCAGATGTGATCGTCACCACCGTGGGTGGCCTTGAAGAGGACATCATGAAAGCCACAGGAGAGGATTTCCAGATCGGCTCGTTCCAGACGGATGATGTGGAACTCCACGAAAAAGGCATCAACCGTGTGGGAAACCTGTTCATCAAGAACGAGAGTTACATGAACTTTGAGAGCCTCATCGAGAGGATACTCAAACAACTTTACGAAAAACAAAAACACTGGGCCGTTTCCGAGATGCTTCGCGAAATCGGACTGATGCTAGATGACGAAAATTCCATCCTATGCCAGGCAGCAAAAAACAACGTCCCGATATTCTGTCCGGCCATCACCGACGGTGCATTCGGTTTCCACTTGTACCTGTTCCAGCAGGACCACCCTGATTTCATGGTAGATGTTGTCAAGGACTTCGGAAACATCCTGTTCGCAAGCAGCTTCGATGATCGCAAGGGTGTCATCGCACTTGGCGGATCCATATCAAAACACCATGCCATCCTGAGCACACTCCTCAACGGAGGTGCCGAATACGCAGTATATATGACAACCGCCCACCGCACCTCGGGAAGCATGTCCGGTGCCAATACCAACGAGGCAAAGTCATGGGGGAAGGTCAAGGACGAGAGCGATGTTGCCACTGTCATCGGAGATGTAAGTATCACATTCCCACTTGCCATGATACATGCACTTGATGAGCTGGCAGAGGACGGGATACTGGAAAGCCTGAAAAAGACAAATGAGGACAGAGGAGTGGTTGAATGAGCAACTCGAACGTCCCTTCACCAAAATTCACATTATCAAAAAAAGTGGTCCTTGAGCAGTACAACAAGGTCAGGGAGGTCGTGGACATCCCTGCCTTCAGCTCCAAGACGAACCCACGGGTCACCCCGATCATCGAGGAGAACACCGACGGCTTCCTGAGCGTGCATACGACCAATGAGCTCAAGCACATAAAGGACATGTCAAGGGTCCTTTTCCTGGCACAGGGCTGGACTCAGGAGATCGTGGAAGACCTCTACAACAAAGGTATTCGCTGTTTTGCAGTTGACAACGAGTTCGATCTGGACATCCTGCTCTCTACCATGGAGCCCACCGACTGGAAGATCACACTACTGATCCGCCTGAAGCTCAAGGAACATTCCCTGAGGACCGAGAGATACTTCGTATTCGGAATGACCTCCGATGTCATCAATGAAAGAGTAGCTCAGCTTAAGGACGATACACACATCGAACAGCTCGGAGTGCATTTCCACAGGAAGACCCAGAACGTCAATGAGTGGAAGATACAGCAGGACATCGAGGATGTGCTCTCAGAAGAAACACTTGAGGCTATCAATATCCTCAACATAGGAGGTGGACTGCCTTCTGAATATGCCAACACCAATGTCGATGTCATAGGCAGCATCTTCAGGCGTCTCAGGGAGCTTCGGGAATGGCTGCACGAGAAGGACATACAGCTCATGATAGAGCCGGGAAGGTTCATCTCGGCTCCTGCCGGGAAGCTCATCACCTACATCACAGGCGTCTATGACAACAACATCATCGTGAACGCTTCAGTCTATAACAGTGACATGGATGCGATCCTTGTCCCTGTGAAACTGAGAGTTGAAGGTGAGGTCGGCAACAATGCAGGCGAACCTTACGTTATCAAGGGATGTACACCATGCTCAATGGACCTGTTCAGGTACCGTGTGTACCTCAGGGAAGAGCCGAAGATCGGTGATGAGATCACGTTCATCAATGCGGGAGCTTACAATTTCACTTCTAACTTCTGTGACCTGGAAGAGATACCCACAGAGATAATAGAATGATGCCAAATGTTCCAGCCACATAAATTATCAGGCCGATCCATCACAAAATAACATTGCGACCACAAGCAGTGGTCCACTATCTTTTTTGCCTCAGTTTTTTCGTAGTTGCATGAAGAGCTACGCTAAAAGGAAACATGTTATATATAAAAGAGAACATGCAGATATTCCACAGGTCCAAAAACAGCTTTGAAGATATCAAAGTTTATACCGATCATTAATAGAGATCATAAACCGATCTCACAAATAACTATCATAATACACATGGAGATAATCAATGGCAGAGATCAAACACTGGGCAGAGGTCGTTGCTGACGAAGCCCTGGCAAATGGGACAAAACAAAAGATATCCACAGGAATTACACCCTCCGGACACATCCATATCGGAAATATGAGGGAGGTCGTGACCGCAGATGCAGCATACAGGATGCTTGTGGAAAAAGGTGCTGAGACCGAATTCATCTACATGGCCGACAACTTCGACCCACTCCGTAAGGTCTACCCATTCCTTCCGGAAAGCTATGCAGAACACGTCGGAAAACCAATTTCCGAGATCCCATGCCCCTGTGGCGAATGTGACAACTATGCAGAGCACTTCCTCAAGCCTTTCCTTGAGGGACTTGAGAAGCTCGGGATCCACCCGGAGGTCTACCGTGCAGACCAGCTTTACAAGAGCGGAAAGTTCGTTGAGGCCATCAAGACAGCACTTATCAAAAGGGACGATATCGCTAAGATCCTCAAAGAGGTCTCAGGAAAGGATGTTGCACCTGAATGGAGTCCTTTCAACCCGATCTGCCAGGAATGCGGCAAGATCAACACCGCCGTTGTCACAGGATTCGATGCAGATGCTGAGACAGTGGACTATGATTGTTCCTGCGGTCACAAGGGAACAGTACCAATGGCAGGAGGCGGAAAGCTTACCTGGCGTGTGGACTGGCCTGCAAAATGGAAGATGATGAATGTTACAGTCGAACCATTCGGAAAAGACCATGCATCAAGAGGCGGTTCCTATGACACAGGAAAGAGGATCGTACGCGAGATATTCGGACACGAACCACCACAGCCTATCGTCTATGAGTGGATCATGCTCGGAAAGAAGGGAGCAATGTCATCATCCACCGGTGTCGTGGTATCAATTTCCGACATGCTCAAGGTCGTGCCACCCGAGGTACTGCGCTACCTTATCATGCGCACAAAGCCTGAAAAACACATCAAATTCGACCCCGCACAGCCACTGCTCACCCTTGTGGACGAGTACGAGCGTCTCAATGCGAAGGAAGATCTGGAAGGTCTCGACAAGCGTGTGCTGGAGCTCTCACATGCAAAGGGTATCTGCCACACGGATATCCCGTTCAAACACATGACAACAATCTTCCAGGTGGCACACGGCGACTTCGACAAGATCATGAAGATCGTGGAGCGTGCAGGATACGACACCAGCAACGAGAAGTGCATCAGGGAACTCTCAGCCAACGTTTCCAACTGGCTTGAGATGTATGCACCACCATTTGCAAAGTTCAGTGTAAAGGACGAGCTTCCAGAGCAGACCGCAACACTCAATGACGTGCAGAAGGCATTCCTCGGAGCATTCGCAGAGATCATTGAAGCCAGCGGAGAACTTACAGGTGAGGATTACCACAACCTTGTTTACTCCTCAAAGGAAGCAGGTTCCGATCTCCACACCAAGATCGTAGAGAAACTTGGCGCAAGCGAGGAGGAGCTGGAGATCAATCCAAAGGAAATGTTCAAGGCGATCTACACCTCAGTTCTGGGCCAGCAGTCCGGACCAAAAGCAGGATGGTTCCTGTCATCCATTGACCAGGACTTCCTTGCAAAACGCTTCAGTGAAGCATCAACATACAGACCTTAAGAGCATGACACAGGAAACGCCATCCTACACTCATTTCTCGGCATGGGACAAGGAATATTCCCATGTCAGGTGGGGCGGTGCAGCACCGATCGAACCGATCCGCTCCCGCATCCCTGAAGGATGCCGTATCCTTGATGCAGGCTCGGGGAAAGGGCGTCACCTTCTCCCCTTATCTAATTTTTACGATTGCACCGGCATCGATGTATCCCCCACAGCACTGAAAGCCTCAGGGGAATACCTTGCAAAACGAGAACGTGAGGCACACCATGCCGTATCCTCGATCACCCATCTTCCCTTTGCGGACAACAGCTTTGAGGGAATCGTTTGCTTCGGGGTATTGCAGCACCTCATGGAAGACGAACGTGAAAGGGCTGTGGCCGAGTTCAGGCGGGTACTGAGACCCGGAGGTACTATCTTCCTGGAAGTTTTCGGGATACAGGACATGCGATACGGAGGGGATGCCGTTGAACCCCACACATTCTTCCGACAGAGCGGCATCATCTACCACTATTTCACGAAAGAAGAAATAGAGAATCTTTTCCGGGACTTCGGGATACTGGACATCAAAGACGTGATCACAGAAAAAAAGTTCAAAGGCGAGAAACACACCCGCCACATGATAAACGGAACTATTCAACTGGCATCAGAAATAGATGCCGAGATATGCTAAAAGCACTATCAATACCGCTCCGACAACTCCTGCAATTGCACAGACCAATATCGTGACCCACGTGAAGGCAATTTCCAGGCCCAGTGCGAAGTTGGCGATCAGAAGAAGGACCACACCCAATACGGTGTTCACTACCATGTTCTTGACAGTCTTCAGCACCTTGTACAGAAGAAGAGCTATGATGATAGCCACCAGTACTACTACAATTTCTATTACCATGTTTATCTATTGAAAATAGATGTCAACGATATTTAACAGTTACTTCAAAAAGATGCAAGGAACTCACGAAGAATCACTTCAAGATCTTCGGTATCAGAATACTCTTCCACACTGACATTGCCATTGGTATTTCCCAGTATCATAGCAGAGACATTCGCATCCGGTTTATGAACACAGAGAATCGGAATGCCCTTGTGTATCGCTGAGCAGACCTCATAACCCACGCCTGTGGAGGCAAGGCTGACCTCTGCGATCATGCACTCACTTTCCTTCAGGA
This genomic stretch from Methanococcoides sp. LMO-2 harbors:
- a CDS encoding deoxyhypusine synthase family protein; this encodes MVKVKDLKWKQDMRVSELVDSYEHIGFQSVELQRASEVIVKMKKDSAKVFLTFTSNMVTSGLRGFFAQLIELGIADVIVTTVGGLEEDIMKATGEDFQIGSFQTDDVELHEKGINRVGNLFIKNESYMNFESLIERILKQLYEKQKHWAVSEMLREIGLMLDDENSILCQAAKNNVPIFCPAITDGAFGFHLYLFQQDHPDFMVDVVKDFGNILFASSFDDRKGVIALGGSISKHHAILSTLLNGGAEYAVYMTTAHRTSGSMSGANTNEAKSWGKVKDESDVATVIGDVSITFPLAMIHALDELAEDGILESLKKTNEDRGVVE
- the lysS gene encoding lysine--tRNA ligase gives rise to the protein MAEIKHWAEVVADEALANGTKQKISTGITPSGHIHIGNMREVVTADAAYRMLVEKGAETEFIYMADNFDPLRKVYPFLPESYAEHVGKPISEIPCPCGECDNYAEHFLKPFLEGLEKLGIHPEVYRADQLYKSGKFVEAIKTALIKRDDIAKILKEVSGKDVAPEWSPFNPICQECGKINTAVVTGFDADAETVDYDCSCGHKGTVPMAGGGKLTWRVDWPAKWKMMNVTVEPFGKDHASRGGSYDTGKRIVREIFGHEPPQPIVYEWIMLGKKGAMSSSTGVVVSISDMLKVVPPEVLRYLIMRTKPEKHIKFDPAQPLLTLVDEYERLNAKEDLEGLDKRVLELSHAKGICHTDIPFKHMTTIFQVAHGDFDKIMKIVERAGYDTSNEKCIRELSANVSNWLEMYAPPFAKFSVKDELPEQTATLNDVQKAFLGAFAEIIEASGELTGEDYHNLVYSSKEAGSDLHTKIVEKLGASEEELEINPKEMFKAIYTSVLGQQSGPKAGWFLSSIDQDFLAKRFSEASTYRP
- a CDS encoding pro-sigmaK processing inhibitor BofA family protein, producing the protein MVIEIVVVLVAIIIALLLYKVLKTVKNMVVNTVLGVVLLLIANFALGLEIAFTWVTILVCAIAGVVGAVLIVLLAYLGIYF
- a CDS encoding class I SAM-dependent methyltransferase translates to MTQETPSYTHFSAWDKEYSHVRWGGAAPIEPIRSRIPEGCRILDAGSGKGRHLLPLSNFYDCTGIDVSPTALKASGEYLAKREREAHHAVSSITHLPFADNSFEGIVCFGVLQHLMEDERERAVAEFRRVLRPGGTIFLEVFGIQDMRYGGDAVEPHTFFRQSGIIYHYFTKEEIENLFRDFGILDIKDVITEKKFKGEKHTRHMINGTIQLASEIDAEIC
- a CDS encoding nucleoside 2-deoxyribosyltransferase gives rise to the protein MKIFLSGSIRGGRQMLPVYQFICGYLRRNGHEVLSWHVAHDGVEETESLMSESQIYERDMGFLKESECMIAEVSLASTGVGYEVCSAIHKGIPILCVHKPDANVSAMILGNTNGNVSVEEYSDTEDLEVILREFLASF
- a CDS encoding pyruvoyl-dependent arginine decarboxylase, whose protein sequence is MIPRKAFVVKGTGVHKDRLASFELALRDGGIEKFNLVTVSSILPPNCEVVSKEEGLAELSPGQIVYCVMARNQTDEPRRQIAAAIGNAVPVKSKDYGYISEHHSFGEDERTAGIYAEDLAATMLATTLGVEFDADSAWEEREQVYKASGYIFDTTHYCQCAQGDENGLWTTVVVAMVFVI
- a CDS encoding decarboxylase, with product MSNSNVPSPKFTLSKKVVLEQYNKVREVVDIPAFSSKTNPRVTPIIEENTDGFLSVHTTNELKHIKDMSRVLFLAQGWTQEIVEDLYNKGIRCFAVDNEFDLDILLSTMEPTDWKITLLIRLKLKEHSLRTERYFVFGMTSDVINERVAQLKDDTHIEQLGVHFHRKTQNVNEWKIQQDIEDVLSEETLEAINILNIGGGLPSEYANTNVDVIGSIFRRLRELREWLHEKDIQLMIEPGRFISAPAGKLITYITGVYDNNIIVNASVYNSDMDAILVPVKLRVEGEVGNNAGEPYVIKGCTPCSMDLFRYRVYLREEPKIGDEITFINAGAYNFTSNFCDLEEIPTEIIE
- a CDS encoding metal-dependent transcriptional regulator, which translates into the protein MTADRIEEYLETILSLSNNGELSVKNKDVADELGVSQAAVSEMVQKLTDEGLVDHQPYHGIRLTKNGLLQARKLRRKHHVIEKFLSEVLDIDPEVSHNEACGLEHAVSDIVVESMCSFMGSNNINCNPVDEDECCLFKENYVALSDLKEGDSGTVVMMTLPESSKERLTCLGLIAGETVDIKRKQKQGSTSILTRGTEIALGNEIAKKIFVRLGARKRYPRGSGRN